The following is a genomic window from Vitis vinifera cultivar Pinot Noir 40024 chromosome 6, ASM3070453v1.
catttttcctcccaattttctttctctcgcattttccgggaaccaaacagagcCATAAAGGATTGATCCTTCTATCCTCGATACTTTACAAATCTTGTTAAGTCAAATTATAGTTCAAATTACTTGATTTTTCCcatgttttcaattattaacctttttcttttaatcaatcGAATGAAAGAGTTTCCTTAAAAAAAGTTTCATTCATCTTCAAAATCTTTCCATTTCCCTTGTACCCTAATGTCACCTCCCTAAGGTAAGTGTCACCAAGATTTTAAAGCTATAACATACTCCCTATACTTGGGAACCACATTTTGATACATACTTTTGGAATAATCAATATGTTATTGAATTGGGTGCAACCGATTTGGCCAAGGTCTTAAGAAATGGGGAAGGATATTTGATTGGTTGATGTTTTTATCTTCTTTCATAGACTTATAAAGACAATTGACTTGTAAAGAATTCTTAAACTTGTTAAAGATCAAGCAGAACTTTGTCTCTCTTCCGTCCCCAAAGTAGAAAAAAAACTCCTCTATTTAAAGATggaagtttttttatttgatttttaaaactatttttaaatttgtctctcaacacattaaaaaaaaaaaaaagtcaattctTCCAAATTagtatttacaatttttttagttttgaaaatcaGATCGAATGAGTGGAGGAGTGGAGTGGATGAGTGGATGAGTGGGAATCTGTGGGATAGCCCTTGAAAGTCTGAAACTACCCGCATTCGAGGGTCACGAGGTAACAGTATCCAAATTCACGAGATCCCTTCCAACTGTCTACCTCCATGCAAATCCAAACCTGAAAACGACACCGTATCAGACCTACCCCACCTCCTCCTTGTCCCCAAAAACCAGCGGCGCCACCACTACCACTTCCCTCCAACACAACACTTCAGATCACCATCTCTCCCAAGAAATGTCCATCACCAAGCACAGCTCTTCAATGGAGATCCTCATCTTCTTTATACACCTACTCCTCTGCACCACCGTGACTCCTTTATCGAGCCCCATCAAGACCATCGTCGTGCTGGTAATGGAGAACCGCTCCTTCGACCATATGCTCGGTTGGATGAAACAAATCAACCCTCAAATCAACGGCGTCGATGGTTCTGAATATAACCCCATCTCTCCATCCGACCCAACCTCCCCTCTCGTCTTCTTCACCAACACCTCCCACTACGTGGACGCCGATCCACCCCACTCCTTCCAGGCCATTCGCGAGCAAATATTCGGTTCCGACAACGCCTCCGCCGACCATCCACCAATGAACGGCTTCGCCCAACAAGCCACCACCACCTCCGCCGCCCCCCAAACCGTCATGTCCGGCTTCGACCCCTCCATGGTCGCCGTCTACAAAACCCTCGTCTCGGAGTTCGCCGTCTTCGACAGGTGGTTCGCCTCCGTTCCGGCGTCCACCCAGCCCAACCGCCTCTTCGTCCACTCCGCCACCTCCGCCGGCGCCACCGGCAACATCCCGACAATGCTGGCCAAGGGCTACCCCCAGCGAACCATCTTCGACAATCTGGACGCCGCAGGAGTTCCATTCGGAATATACTACCAGAATATTCCGGCGACACTGTTCTACCAGAGCTTGAGGAAGCTCAAGTATCTCGACAAATTCCATTTCTATGGTTTGTCCTTTGAGAGGCACGCGCGGGAGGGGAAGCTGCCAGGGTATACTGTGATAGAGCAGCGGTACATGGACACTAAGGTGGAGCCGGGGAACGACGACCATCCGTCGCACGATGTGTATGAGGGACAGATGTTTGTGAAGGAGGTGTACGAGACACTAAGGGCGAGCCCGCAGTGGAACGAGACTCTGTTGGTGATCACCTACGACGAGCATGGCGGATTTTATGATCACGTGCCGACACCGGTCCGAGGGGTGCCGAGCCCGGACGGGATAGCGGGGCCAGAGCCGTTTCTTTTTGGGTTCGACCGTTTGGGTGTTAGGGTCCCAACCATCATGGTCTCACCATGGATTGACAAGGGCACTGGTGAGTCACACCCTCACAaccttcatcatttcttttaatctataataattttgtataatttcattaattaattttaacacttctttttaaaaaatgtttagtgattgttttcaaaatctaaaagcataccaaaaaagaaaaaaaaaatgcaagtaataataataaattggtGTTTTGTgtcttttgttttaattattttgaaaatttgttttaagaaaatataatcaaataaatatttgttttcttatcAAGTTGCTAGTTTAATGGCTACTATTTACATgcaaattataaattatgttgACTATTGTAATAAAATGATAAGGACATggtaattattttggaaaactgttctgaaaaaatagtttttaaaaacagttttttaatgtttttgtaaaacataaatctatttgaaaacttaaaatgtttttaacctatttttaaatatattttaaaaataattttatatctaatattttatttttaattattttacttataattattttttaaaacatctctcaaaaaacaagtgaaaacaataaaaaacaactaagaGATGTTATCGAAAATATccattctttctatttttattcccaaaaatgcttttatgaGTTTTTGTTTTGGAAACTAAACTGTTACCAAATAGATCCTAAATGAACTATTCTAGATTTACTTTGGCTTATTATGACGTgtagataaaatattatataataataataataataataataataataataagagtaGAAGAATGTAGTTGAGAATGATTATAtatgtaatattaaattattatttaacaatttaacattttgatattaattaaatatttaataaatgtcTTTTACATCGAAGAATGAAAGAATGCTTTTTATGATTTATCACaataattaattcatacaaCGTCACTTTGTAAGTTATGATGTGAAAAATAAGCTTCCCCTCCTTTGCTTTTAAAAAGTGAGATGGGCTGAAAATGGTGCATGGGATTCTGGTCTTTTGTCTAACAGTGATATCATATCTTAGACGATGACACAGCAAAGTGGAGCCAATGGCTCTTCCTTTACGGCCACCAGCAGTCTAAAGTTAGAGGCAACAAACCATATGGGTTTGTTGGAATGTGGTTGGGGGTGTTTCCTTGTGTTGCAAATTTGTCAAAAATATTGGTCGAACTTCTGTAGAGATGTTTTCTTAGTTAGAACGCTACATGGGGTTCCACCTCTATAGGATCAATTTCGGTTTAATGATTTCCTCAAGGCCGAAAAGAAAGATGGACCACTTCCAAAATGTCATACCAAGACAATCAAAAGAAAAGGTAAGAGTAGTCACCAGACTCACCACAAAGAGCAAACCTTATCACAAAATGATGATATTCCTCAAAAGTATCTGCAAATTGCTTCACATTGAAAGCCAAGCTGATCCATCAACCCATAGGAAAAATCTAAGGCTTCAATTTGGTGAGTACTGAAATCCCAATCTTCACCGTTGAAAGTGAAGGTGCAAGGTACAAATAATGAGACTACGACATGAATAAATGAAAGTTCAATAATAATGTAGTCAAACCCAAACTCGTATTATGTATCTTGAACTTATTACGATGGTGATGCAGTTGTTCATGGGCCTAATGGATCACCATTCCCGACATCGGAGTATGAGCATTCATCCATTCCGGCAACTGTGAAGAAGATCTTCAACCTGAGCTCTCCTTTCCTAACCAAGAGGGACGAATGGGCTGGCACCTTTGAAGGGATTGTCCAGACCCGGACCCAACCCAGAACTGATTGTCCAGGTTAGTCACTCTAGACACAACGAACCCAAAATTTGGCCTAGTGTCAGGAACCCCTCTAATTCACTTTTGTCATGTCTGTTGCTTATCTAAACCTGTTTGTTTTgatctaatttttgttttataaatgtCTAATGCAAATTTCAATAGAGCAACTTCCAAAACCGATGAGAATGAGGAAGGGAGAGGCAAATGAGAGTGCGAAGCTTAGTGAATTCCAGGAAGAGCTACTGCAGCTTGCAGCAGTGCTGAAAGGAGACAACATCCTGACAAGTTACCCAGAAAAGATTGGAAAGCAAATGAATGTGAAGCAAGGGAAGAAGTATATGGAAGACGCAGTGAAACAGTTCCTCGAGGCAGGGCTTTCTGCTAAGAGAATGGGTGTTAATGAAGAACAAATTGTCAAAATGAGGCCATCCCTCACCACAAGATCACCATAACCCTCAACCAAGAACCCATAACAAGATACTATGTGAGAAAGATgccaaaatatatgaaattggAACTGTTGTTTTATGTCCATATAAATGAGGAAGAGAGGGTGTAGAAAGGcaaaaaagatgaaataagTAGAGGCAGTACAATCATTGTATTATTTGACTGTTAATCATGTAGGtttgttaataaatttaattcatcaCAATATACCCTGCTAAGTACAGTGGAGGTTTGGACTCAATAGGGGAGAGGGGCAGTAATGGCATGAACAGTCTGGGTCCTTAGCtaatcttatttttcataatatattcAAAGCCTAATCTTAGTGCAGTAAAAAATTCCATTGGTATCTCTTGGGTTTGGAGAAAATTGGGCTTCATAAGAGAGTAGTTATAAGATTTCTAAATCAAGGTAAAATAGGAGCTGGAGATTATCTCTTGTGAAAACCCAGAAGACAGCTTGTCAAGTGGAACCATATCTCAGAAACTAGAAGCCCCATATTCAACTTTACCCAGATTTATCCGATTATGTGGCTTGAAGATGGTTGGTTACATCATCTGCAGGGACAAGTCTTATGCCCCAAGGAATACCTAGTCagaaaaaatagtagaataatTTTACCAGGACAGCTTGTGCCGTATCTCATAGAATGCTTTGAGAAGTCCTTTGGTTAGATTTTATGAAACCTATAAAACAAGGCCTCAACTTGGTTCCAAGACCAACATTGGGCAATCCAGGTACAAGCTCCAAAATGAAACCATCACATTTATATGGGTGACAAGACAACACACCCTTCAGTTCGAGGTGTCTTGAAGGTGGTTACTGTATTCTCTTGACACTCAATGCCTACGTCTTAAACAGAACACACCCCTCAGTCGGACCTATCTTTAGGGTGAGTATTGTAGTCTTAGCTCTCGATGCCTACTCCATCACAATCCCAGACGAGGCAAAGaaggcagaaaaaaaaaaggggaaaaggaaaaacataACAATAATGATTAGGTGGGCTTAGCCAGGTGCCCATCCAACAGGAATTGGAAGTGTTACAGCATCTAATtggggaaaaataaataatagtaatgacaataataattaaaaaaaaaaaaacccactggCAGGAAATGCCATGAAAGGTATACATGTCCGAATATGTATATAATTCAAAAGGGTATCATGACTACAAAGAGTTTTCAGTTTAGAGGAGGCACTGAACAATTTGATAAGCAAAAACTTGAACTATAAACTCAATCCAAGGAATGtaacaaatatttatacaaaaaaatttagtgGTCTCCAGGgtttaaatttagaaatgtGAATAACAAAATATGTGTTATTTGACATATCAAGACATTTCTTTTATCTATGCAGACCGTTCCTTTCTGTTACCTGTAATTTGTATCCATGGATTTGTCCTCGGGGCCACTGATATCAGTAACCAAAATTAGGATCCACGCTTGTTGTCTTCCTTTGATCAAAGCCAC
Proteins encoded in this region:
- the LOC100244850 gene encoding non-specific phospholipase C2 → MSITKHSSSMEILIFFIHLLLCTTVTPLSSPIKTIVVLVMENRSFDHMLGWMKQINPQINGVDGSEYNPISPSDPTSPLVFFTNTSHYVDADPPHSFQAIREQIFGSDNASADHPPMNGFAQQATTTSAAPQTVMSGFDPSMVAVYKTLVSEFAVFDRWFASVPASTQPNRLFVHSATSAGATGNIPTMLAKGYPQRTIFDNLDAAGVPFGIYYQNIPATLFYQSLRKLKYLDKFHFYGLSFERHAREGKLPGYTVIEQRYMDTKVEPGNDDHPSHDVYEGQMFVKEVYETLRASPQWNETLLVITYDEHGGFYDHVPTPVRGVPSPDGIAGPEPFLFGFDRLGVRVPTIMVSPWIDKGTVVHGPNGSPFPTSEYEHSSIPATVKKIFNLSSPFLTKRDEWAGTFEGIVQTRTQPRTDCPEQLPKPMRMRKGEANESAKLSEFQEELLQLAAVLKGDNILTSYPEKIGKQMNVKQGKKYMEDAVKQFLEAGLSAKRMGVNEEQIVKMRPSLTTRSP